The following proteins are encoded in a genomic region of Phycodurus eques isolate BA_2022a chromosome 11, UOR_Pequ_1.1, whole genome shotgun sequence:
- the gnrh3 gene encoding gonadotropin-releasing hormone 3, which yields MEAGCKAVVHVLLLALLAQAALAQHWSYGWLPGGKRSVGELEATIRMMGTGGVVPLPEEASAQTHERLRPYNVMDDDSDHFERKKRFSYK from the exons ATGGAGGCCGGTTGCAAAGCAGTggtgcatgtgttgttgttggccTTGCTGGCGCAGGCGGCCTTGGCTCAACACTGGTCATACGGATGGCTGCCAGGTGGGAAAAGAAGTGTGGGAGAGCTGGAGGCCACCATCAGG ATGATGGGTACAGGGGGTGTGGTGCCTCTTCCCGAAGAGGCGAGTGCCCAAACCCATGAGAGACTTCGACCATACAATGTA ATGGATGATGATTCCGATCATTTTGAGCGAAAGAAAAGGTTCTCTTATAAatga